One region of Thalassophryne amazonica chromosome 16, fThaAma1.1, whole genome shotgun sequence genomic DNA includes:
- the rps2 gene encoding 40S ribosomal protein S2 isoform X1: MADDAGGRGGFRGGFGAGGRGRGRGRGRGRGRGRGARGGKSEDKEWVPVTKLGRLVKDMKIKSLEEIYLYSLPIKESEIIDFFLGSGLKDEVLKIMPVQKQTRAGQRTRFKAFVAIGDYNGHVGLGVKCSKEVATAIRGAIILAKLSIVPVRRGYWGNKIGKPHTVPCKVTGRCGSVLVRLIPAPRGTGIVSAPVPKKLLMMAGIDDCYTSARGCTATLGNFAKATFDAISKTYSYLTPDLWKETVFTKSPYQEFTDHLAKTHTRVSVQRGQPVQPPTA, translated from the exons ATGGCGGACGACGCCGGTGGTAGAGGAGGTTTTCGTGGTGGTTTTGGCGCTGGCGGCCGTGGTAGAGGCCGTGGACGCGGGAGAGGCCGCGGCAGAGGCCGCGGTGCCCGTGGCGGCAAGTCCGAAGACAAGGAG TGGGTGCCGGTCACCAAGCTGGGCCGTCTGGTTAAGGACATGAAGATCAAGTCCCTGGAGGAGATTTATCTCTATTCTCTGCCTATCAAG GAGTCTGAGATTATAGACTTCTTCTTGGGTTCTGGTCTCAAAGATGAGGTGTTGAAGATCATGCCTGTCCAGAAGCAGACTAGGGCTGGACAGCGTACCAGGTTCAAG GCCTTTGTTGCCATTGGTGATTACAATGGGCATGTGGGCTTGGGAGTGAAGTGCTCCAAGGAGGTGGCTACAGCCATCCGTGGGGCCATCATCTTAGCCAAGCTGTCCATCGTCCCTGTCAGGAGAGGTTACTGGGGTAACAAGATCGGCAAGCCTCACACGGTGCCCTGCAAGGTCACGGGTCGTTGTGGTTCTGTCCTGGTGCGTCTCATCCCAGCCCCTCGTGGTACTGGCATTGTGTCTGCCCCTGTGCCTAAAAAGCTGCTCATGATGGCTGGTATTGATGACTGCTACACTTCTGCCAGGGGCTGCACTGCCACGCTTGGCAACTTTG CCAAGGCTACCTTTGATGCCATCTCAAAGACTTACAGCTACCTGACCCCAGATTTGTGGAAGGAGACTGTCTTCACAAAGTCTCCCTACCAG GAGTTCACTGACCATCTGGCCAAGACTCACACCAGGGTGTCTGTGCAAAGGGGCCAACCAGTCCAGCCCCCTACTGCCTAA
- the rps2 gene encoding 40S ribosomal protein S2 isoform X2, which produces MADDAGGRGGFRGGFGAGGRGRGRGRGRGRGRGRGARGGKSEDKEWVPVTKLGRLVKDMKIKSLEEIYLYSLPIKESEIIDFFLGSGLKDEVLKIMPVQKQTRAGQRTRFKAFVAIGDYNGHVGLGVKCSKEVATAIRGAIILAKLSIVPVRRGYWGNKIGKPHTVPCKVTGRCGSVLVRLIPAPRGTGIVSAPVPKKLLMMAGIDDCYTSARGCTATLGNFGTILLPIG; this is translated from the exons ATGGCGGACGACGCCGGTGGTAGAGGAGGTTTTCGTGGTGGTTTTGGCGCTGGCGGCCGTGGTAGAGGCCGTGGACGCGGGAGAGGCCGCGGCAGAGGCCGCGGTGCCCGTGGCGGCAAGTCCGAAGACAAGGAG TGGGTGCCGGTCACCAAGCTGGGCCGTCTGGTTAAGGACATGAAGATCAAGTCCCTGGAGGAGATTTATCTCTATTCTCTGCCTATCAAG GAGTCTGAGATTATAGACTTCTTCTTGGGTTCTGGTCTCAAAGATGAGGTGTTGAAGATCATGCCTGTCCAGAAGCAGACTAGGGCTGGACAGCGTACCAGGTTCAAG GCCTTTGTTGCCATTGGTGATTACAATGGGCATGTGGGCTTGGGAGTGAAGTGCTCCAAGGAGGTGGCTACAGCCATCCGTGGGGCCATCATCTTAGCCAAGCTGTCCATCGTCCCTGTCAGGAGAGGTTACTGGGGTAACAAGATCGGCAAGCCTCACACGGTGCCCTGCAAGGTCACGGGTCGTTGTGGTTCTGTCCTGGTGCGTCTCATCCCAGCCCCTCGTGGTACTGGCATTGTGTCTGCCCCTGTGCCTAAAAAGCTGCTCATGATGGCTGGTATTGATGACTGCTACACTTCTGCCAGGGGCTGCACTGCCACGCTTGGCAACTTTGGTACGATTTTGCTGCCGATTGGCTAA
- the rnf151 gene encoding RING finger protein 151 translates to MAELDMSNGGYDVELFVDAPDYDLICTICQGVLRCPVRAACHHIFCKKCILQWLKRQETCPCCRKSVNQSLIFIMFKLSKSIGRMKIKCKNEILGCAETFPLSEQDGHSMRCLYELILCPHQGCRAQLLHRDLETHSQHCEHWRQPCQMGCGTILSQLTRVQHNCYKQLRQEYEARQRSHRAIAAALQRKMRRMQSTMAHMKRQIGLICESLEVMDDLPEVEEEEFGGSSGRGTGTSNNSNC, encoded by the exons ATG GCAGAGCTAGACATGTCAAACGGAGGCTATGATGTGGAACTGTTTGTGGACGCCCCAGACTATGACCTGATCTGCACGATATGTCAGGGCGTCCTCAGGTGTCCAGTAAGAGCTGCATGCCACCACATCTTCTGCAAGAAATGTATCCTGCAGTGGCTGAAGAG ACAGGAGACGTGCCCTTGCTGCAGAAAGTCTGTTAACCAGAGCTTGATCTTTATCatgtttaaactgagcaaatctaTCGGACGCATGAAAATCAAG TGTAAGAACGAGATCCTTGGCTGTGCAGAGACGTTCCCACTGTCGGAGCAGGACGGTCACAGCATGAGATGTCTGTATGAGCTCATCCTGTGTCCTCACCAGGGCTGCCGGGCGCAGCTGCTCCACAGGGACCTGGAGACCCACAGCCAGCACTGCGAACACTGGCGCCAGCCATGTCAAATGGGATGTGGGACAATCTTGTCCCAGCTCACTCGGGTTCAACACAACTGCTACAAGCAGCTGAGGCAGGAGTATGAAGCCAGGCAGAGGAGCCACAGGGCAATTGCTGCCGCCCTGCAGAGGAAGATGAGGAGGATGCAGAGCACCATGGCCCACATGAAGAGGCAGATCGGGCTGATCTGTGAGAGCCTGGAGGTGATGGACGACCTGCCTGAGGTTGAAGAGGAAGAGTTTGGAGGAAGCAGCGGCAGGGGGACTGGAACCAGCAACAACAGCAACTGTTGA